In Setaria italica strain Yugu1 chromosome I, Setaria_italica_v2.0, whole genome shotgun sequence, the genomic window AGAGGGTGCACTAGGGGGGCTTCCCTCTTTGCTTTCGACCGTCGGAAGGGTGACTTCCATGGTCCCAAGGCCGAGGGGCCAAGCCAACACCTAATAAGCTTAACAAAAAGTTTTCTTGTAGTTTGGCATATTCATCATAGAGACCGACCATATTTTCCTTGAGTTTGCATAAAATAATTGTCTTACATGACTCCTACTAGCTAGAAACGAGCTTGACACAATTATTCATGCATACAAAATATCTGTAACACCTTATGGAATATGGGACATCGGTCATTTGGTGAGAAAAATCTATATGGAATTGAGACACAAATGGGTATTTGAAACACCTAATTTGCATGTGGTGTTATTTTCTCAGGTAAAAAAAATTGATCCGGCCTGCAGGGTTAGTCCCCCATCCAGTTTAATTTGAATCCACACATTCACCTTTTACAGAATATACGAACCACAGACTGGTCAATTTCTCCGTGCATATCACGAGCAGCACAGCAGAGAGGACCTGTGGGTACCATCCAAAAATATTCACACGAAACATGTGAGCCACAGCCCAGTAGCATGATGGGCAGTTCTGGACCAAGCCAGATCGGATGCCGCTGGAGAGCATGGAGGCCAATGTCCACTAGCAAACGTCTTATCTTCGCGGTTTTTTTTCATAGGCAGCGAGCGTACACAGCTGATGACTATACAGGAAGTGAGGGCAGGTGTAAGCCTGGACCAGCCAATGGGCCGGGGATCCTGGACAAACTACATAAGAGCCAAAAATATCACCTCCATATGGGGCTCAACTGAAACTCCGGTCCCAAAGTGATGTGGGGTAAGAACCCTGAACCCGTAAGCCATGGCTGTACGGGTAACCAGGCTTGCACCAATTTCTGCAGGAGTTAACTACAGTTTGTTTCACTCATTTCTATGTAGACAATGGTTAAAACTTGAATCTATCCGATGTCATCCGGTAATCAGGGTGTTGCAACACAGCAGATTTGGGCATTGCCAACTGGCATCAGTAAGAAATGGGAAAGAGTTGGGAGGGTTGAGATACTTGGAGTGCCATTGAGTGGATAAGGCAGAATGAGACCTGGAAGGATTGGGGAAGAACACAACAGGCCTTCATCATTGGGAGATGCAGCTCTCGGTTCCACCCTGGCTGACTGAACAAAATAATCAAGTTGAGACTTTAATATCGTAACTTTAATAGCAAGAGTTTAAGAAAGAAGTGTTATCAAGTGAGATACCAGTAGAGGATGGCTCAAAGTAAGGTCGAGTTGTTACGAAAGAGGGGTCCTGAGCATTGAACTCAAAGTGCTGTGCTGTGCTAGTCTTTTGAAGACCTGTTGATTGGACAAGCTTTACTAATTTGTTTGCTATGATTGTCATCGGCGGGCGGAGATCTGGTGACTGCTGAAATGTAAAAGAAATACCGTAAGTTATTGCCACAGAAACTTGTGGTAAAATCTAATCGATCAATCTTGACAGCATTAGAATTGCTGCGAAAATATATTTTCAGTGTTAATGCCATCAACAATATATACAGAAAACTCTTAGTATTTCCAATAGCACCAGGTACGATCTGCAACTTCAAAGTTGTGTCACTAAGCCCAAATGTCCAAAGCAATATGTAccagaaaagaaaatggagaACTACCTTGATGCAAAGCAAGATGATGATGCCTAATGAAGAGATAGCTTTAGCTGGCATAGAGCCACTAATTCTTGGGTCAGTTATTCTTTCCAAAGAATCAAGGTCATTGAGATGAGGAGCTGCCCATTCTACTAGAAACTGCTCATTTTGCCTCCTTGAACTGAAGAGGTAAAGATCCTTTAGAAATCCAGATTGCAACTTTGGTACAACAGTGTTAGAACAAAGAATACATACCTGTCAAAAGCCTTTTGCCCAGTCAAAAGAACAAGTAAAATCACACCAAAACTGTAAATATCAGCTTTGATGGCATCTGCTCCTGGCTCAGTAAGTTCAGGGGCAGCATAGCCTTTAGCACTGGTGATAGCTTCTGGATCCTTCTGTGCAGGTGAGGAATTGTTAAAAAATAATCAAATGAGAAACCATCGATGACCAATGGATCGAGTTAAAGGAACTCAATTTTAAGTTGCAGGCTTAAAGCATGCATTGAACATAGAAGCAACATTTGTTATTATGTATCATTTTTTTAGGGGACATAATACACTAACAGGCTTAAAATGTTTGGAGGGAAAGATCAAGCAAGAAAACTAACAATCTTACACCAACATTTGATAAGTTGAGCATATCCAGTGATAAACCTTAATTTTTGAACAAGAGCAATTTCTGTTTTGAATTGAAATTCCAATCAGGAGAGGCCATGATCACTTATGCATGAGGATAAAACTGGAAGAGGAATGGCATCCATGGTGCAACTTGATCCTAGAATCAATCGAATAGATAACTGTATAACCATGCTAAAGATTACATACAAAGTAGTAATACTATCCTTGGTAGCTGGGAAACTTGAGGACACTGACCATTATTCTTGCGGTGCTGACAAAATGGCTTAACTTGGTTAATCCGCTGTCACAGAGGTAGGGCATGAGCTGAGCATCAAGCAAAATATTTCTCGCTTTAATATTTCCATGAGCAACTGGAGgggaacacgtcaagtgcatgtATCTGCAGACAAAGATACATATAAAAATTGGGAAATAATGCCTGTACAAAATCTCATCAGTGGTTGCACTTAAAAACCAAAATGGGCTATTAAAGTTGATATTGGTGTAATTAATAACCACGTCGTACAAAATAAAGGATGTAAAGGAATTTGGTGAGAGTGTAAATCTTACTCCAGAGCATAGGCAACTCCAAGAGCAATCTTCATCCGAGCTTTCCATGACAAAGCCCTGGATCTTGTGGCTGCTGAAAACAAAAGATCATCAAGAGAGCCATTTTCTGCATACTCAGATAGAAGCGCACAATGTCCAAACTCCACACAATATCCCACAAGCGCACAGATATTAGGGTGCTTTAATCTGGAGATATTCCAAAGCATGTCCATCAATTCATCTTGTTCTGATAATGATAGGTCTACCATGTCAATCCTCTTGATAGCCAGGAGCTGTGAAGACATTGAGAAATGTTTAATTATACATGTAAAAGTATAGAGAAAATCATGACCTGCAGCAAATTTGGTAAAACCGTACTTCAACTATTTAGAAAAATCACAAACTTTATATGCTGCAGAAGAACAAGGTCCCATTAAGATACTTATTTCAGAGAGTGACATATAAGACCACGCATCCCATCCTCCTTGCGCCTTAAAATGCAAATTATCAAGATTCAagacatcaagaaaaaaaaaacgtgtGCTTCCTCCCCTCACAGCAACCACTATTATCAGAACCTTTCTGTGGTCAGAGGGGGACAGGGGGTTATACCTCCCCCAAACCCCTTAACCATGATGTCCACCGTCCCAGACAGACAGTAAACAGTGGCTTGTTACTCATGCAAACAGTAAATAGGAATTCCCAGAAAAAGAAAGCACAAAGAGCCTGCAGCAGTCAACACAGAAAAACAAACTTCATGCCAACACAGAAGGGAAATAAGACCAATTTATGGATTTTTATGAATGAAAATAGCAGTAGACTATAGTTAGAAAGAACTGATGGCACATTTCAGCTATTAGGGCTATGAGATGCATGTTCTAGAAATCAGACTTGATTCATGTCATAAGAGCTTCGTCTAGATTAAGTGACAAACAATAATGCTACTTTCCAACAAGGCTACTACAGAAGACAGCAATAAATGTATGTTTATCAAAGTACCATACCTGGCCATCAGAAAAATCGCCTCTGTAAACTCGGCCAGTGAAACCTTCACCGATAAGGCATTCTTCATTGAAGTCCCTGGTAGCTGCCAGAATGTCAGCAGCTGGAAACTGTTTAGCAGTTAGAAGGTTTTTAGATGTCTTGGACCAACTTTTTATTTTGGGAACTCTGTCAGATGTAATGTCATTAGTAGATGAAGGATCACTGCCAATCAACAGAGAACTCCAAGAGTACAGGACCTCATTTGCTTTAGGGACTGCAAAATGGAAAATATGAGTTTCAGTGTTGCGAAAGAGTCTTGGTCTAATCCATAAATAGAAAATGCAGcatgaagaaaatgaaaagcAAACATCTGTACATGGATGAATTTAATCAATGTGCCTTGAAAATAACAAAGAGTTCATGTTTTATGACGAGTCCTGGATTTACAGTTTGGTCCTAGATTTTTAATGAGTATAAATAATTAGAAGCCTGGCTATCAACTACAAATGCATGAATGTTATGCTTAAATAATTTAAGCTCCAGTTCTACCTGCTTCCATATTGGCTGGGAAAGTCTTGGCACAGTTAGAGGTGCTCTTAGGGCACAATGAACAGCTTTTCCAACTTTTCAGAACCAATCCAACAATGAGTAGTAGAAACACTGTACATGTGGCACTAGCTACTGCAGCAACTGTCACTCGAGAGTGTGACTTCCTATGCTGGCTGTTACTTTGCAGAGAAGAATACACCAAAGAAGGCTTTGGAGATTTTGGCTTGCGCTTTGGATTCTGCTTAGCTGCTGGTGGAGGTGGTCgggttggaggtggaggtggagttgGAGGCAAAGATTGAGGTGGAGGTGAATGGGTCCTCCTAGTAAATGAGGACGATGCATATCTGAAACCAGGTTGAAACTGGTTTCCATCAATCCTGGAATGTTGACCAGAAAGTTAATCATTTATTTAGAAGAGATTTGAAGCCATGACACATAGAGATAGtcagagaggaaggggaggcaaAGTATAGCAGAATTTAATACCTCAGCTCAGGAATGGACTCAAATGTTCCGGGAACATAACCACTGAAGTGATTATTTTCAATGTTGCTGTGAAAGAAGTTTACGATCATCAGCATTAGAAGTTAAGATTGATAAAACGCGGACCAATATTTTTAAGCAGCAAATCCAGTTTCTTACAGGGATGACAGTGGAAGGCCTGCTAACAAAATCACAGATCCTGTGAACTCGTTATGATGTAGATAACTGCAAATGCAAATACAAGAAACAATATATTCAAACAAGTTCTGCATCAATCTGCATGAAATAGCTCCAACCGGCAGGTCATTCTTACAGATAGTGGAGGTTAGTCAATGAGCTAAACGATCTTGGTAGGTCACCGCTGAAAGCGTTGAATGACAAATCCCTGAAAACCAGGGGGAATAAACTTCACATGAGTGGTAAAGATCAAATAAGTTGGGGACATTGTTATTTGCAAGGATGCTGAGGATGGGAAAATGCCATTTAGGGTGGAAAAGAACTGTTCTAGTATCAAAATGTGCACTTCTTTCAACAAACAAAATGAGCTGGATCCTCGTGAACAAATATGTGGAAGACTGTTTCAAGGAAGCACAGAACACATcttaacaaaaagaaaatgaaaaggaaagagAGATAAGGAAACAAAATACGAATATTTAGGACAATCAATGAGCAGACAACATAGTCTATGTGATCGGCACAAACCACAACAAACAATTCGTTGTGAATGAAAGAAATCATCAGACAGCCAATGGTGAGATGCAGAAAACATGTATGGGCACAACTGAACAAGTAACAAGGGCCATACCAACAAATATCAGAGGAATAAAAGCTAGCAAATGAATACGTATACACTAATGTACAGCTGAAGTTTCTACTGTAGATGCATACGTTAAAGGAAGAATTTCCATGTCTTGTTGCGCGTGATATATAACGTCAAAGTGAAATAAAATAATTCACTTCCAAGTGGACAAACGATTAAGTAATTAAGATGTGGGAATCTTACATCGTTTCTAAGCTATCCATGTTAACAAAAACATCACCAATTACTCCAGAGAGTTTATTGTAGCTGAAGTTCCTGCGATAATGGTTACAGATCCATCAGTAAATTGTGCAACCAGATCTCAGAATGTGAAATGCTCCATTCCCAAAAGTACACTCACAGGTATTTCAGGGAGTGCAACCATGGCAATGATGCTGGTATATTCCCTTCAAACTTGTTGGCTGCCAAATTTCTGCAAGACAGAAACATGGGCGCGTCATTCATACTTTAAATTTAAGTATTTAAGTCACCTAAAATTGGTAGCCAAAGAAGGGAAAAGGGACATACAGGTGTTCCACATTTGGGGGCAAAGTGGGCGGGATTTCACCAGTAATGTTATTGAAGCTCAGATCCCTATCATCAACATGAAGTAAAGCACCAGAAACTAAATCGAATCATCAATTGCGAAATCAAAATTAGCTATCAGAGTACAAAAACTTGGCAATTAGAAGCTCACAGTTTTTTCAATGACTGAAACTTGAGCAGCTCTGGGCCAAGCCATCCACCAACTCCGAGCCCGCTAATGCTTCTGCATGTGAGTAACAGAGCAAATAACAAAGCCAATTGGTCAGCTTTCTATTAATTTGTTAGGAAAACTAATCAACAAGTTAATGAATTAACTAAAGAATTACATTGTGACAACTGACGATCCCTTGCAAAAGACGCCTCGCCACCGTCCACGCCCACCACCCTCACTGCATGGGTCGCCACCCTGGAATGTCCAACCAGAAAGCTGCCACGGCGACTCCAATGTGCGATATAACCCCCAAAGTCCTATCGCTGCGATGCGGCAAAGACAATGACAAAATAAGCACAACTACGAGCCTGTTAGAACCTAATGCATACAAAATCCCAACTTCAGAGCACCAAAACACAAACAGACAACAGGATTGCATATTTGCATCCCACCAAGGCATTGAGAAAAGGGAAGCGAGCACACAGTCTTATTCTGTACCCAGGGCTAAACGCAACGACCACTACCAATCCCAAGTGTGAGCACGCACAAACGGCCATCCCCTTAACCATAGCCAACGATCAAAGGGCTAAACGCCACAGATGACCATCCCGCGACCATAGACAACGATCACGGAGCTAAACGCTATCCCAAGCATGCATAGACACACGCCCAGGCGCGCGCGGCATGGATCGGGTCAAGCTACAAGCCAGTGCCAGACGGCGCGCAAGAAACAACACCCACACGCCCGCTCGGAACCGGATCGACACGCACGCTCCGAGACACCGCGCGCTCGCGTGCGCAAGCGCGAAGAGCAGAGCGCACCCAGGGGGCAGTGCTCGATCGCCTACGGAACAGAGGTCCAGGACTCACCATCGGGGGGGTCGGTGAAGGAAGCAGCGGAGGCGAACGCGGCGCAGAGCACCGccacggcgaggaggcggcgcggcgccgccatTCCGACTCCTCACGCGCGGCCCCTAAACCCGCCGCGCCGGTTCCCGGCGAAATCCCGGGCTGGATCGAGCAATCCCGAGCGCGCGCGAACCGGAGCAGGAGGCCCTAGAACGTTCCGGAAGCTTCCGGGGGAGCCGCGGGCTTGCGAGTTGCGGCGCCGTCTGAAATCCCTCCCCCAATTCCGCGCCGACCCGCGAGATCGCGCTCGGATCACGGGACCCGGTCGGGAATTGGAGGAGCCCGACGACCTATAGGGGGCCGAATCGCCCGGCGTGGTCGGCTGGGCGATGCAGATGCTCCCGGGGCGGCAAGGGTTTGGGGTTTTGGTTTGgtgcggagggagggagggaagctTTTCGTTTTGGGAGGGAAAGGGCGGAGGCGTGGAGCCGAGGGAGACTGGGAAAGCGTATGGAGGAAGGGAGGCGGTCACGTGCGCGCCGCGCGAGATGCCGTTGCTGCGGTGCGCTGCGGCGGGCGATCCGGTGCCGTggtgggccggccggccggggcacTACGGCTAGTTTGGGAGGCCCAGTCCCCAAGTGGATCCAGAATTTTCCCTAGATTGGACCCCCGCGCCGCAATTCGGTCCCGGGCTAAAATTCCATGGTGTTTGggagcgcggccggcgggggaggTTGATCCTATCCCTGCCTTTTCCACCGGGTGAGACCTCCCCACCTCGAAACACCGGACGTATATTCCCCTGTGCCGCTTGCAAGCGCCGTCACGGCGTCGCTCCTACGCCTCCCCCATCCCTGCGCCTCATCGTCGCTGCTCCTCCCCATCCTTCCCATCCCAACCGCATCGCCTCCCTGTCGCCTCCTAACTCCGTCCAGGTGCCGCCACCCCTCGCCGTCCAAGTGTTGCCCCctccgcctgccgccgctgctccgtcTCCCTGTCCAGGTGCCACCTCTCTGCCTCCATCTTGTTACTCCTAGGCGTCAATCTGTGACGATGTCCTGGGCACTGCTGTTGCATCGTGTGATTTTGTCATGGATCTCAGTTTTTCTGTGTGCTCTCTCTGTGTAGGTTGAGCTGAAGAAGAGACTAGCCAAGGTGTACGAGGTGAAGGACCCTAACACCATCTTCGTCTTCAAGTTCCACACCTACTTCGGAGGAGGCAAGTCCACTGGCTTCAGCCTCATCTACGACAACCTCGAGGCCGCCAAGAGTACCGCCTCATCAGGgtactgtggcggatccacttcggatctacttggttaaacatgatttagccgcctgatacgcgacgctcatgcctaagccgagtaaacacgaagtgccgtcagatttcctccgatttaaccacttaaacaggaccattttagcagacccacacgaaggtgagcggttccagagagtacaacgagtccaccgagttaacaacttaaccacttagtttgattatgaaataaacatcagagtttacaaggttttcaGAAGGCAACGGaaagtaaaaccactagcggaagcaacgtcggggtcggacatccctggcgAGGCCAGCCGgaacatcactgatccctctcctcgccgtccgaggagggatcccactcgaccgtccaacccggagggagttggggcggccaagtgccagcaggagaagggtcgggagcagcaacaacacctgaaaaaaaacaggagccacaacaaggctgagctactaagctcaacaagacttaaccgacaggagtaaggctactccacacttctagacatgcaaggctttatggctgaggggtttgtttgccaaaagcactaagtaagaccctattttcaagttttagcttcggttctaagttcattaaccggtctaggttttgcaacctattctaagcaatcatagaaccaaaacaaggtatgtatatatatcaacaaaaccatgtcatcattagattcctcatttactcagggtgacatagcgatcaagcagtctcaaactgtgagaggcagacgaatcgattcgagttctttaaccatgcatggtgaacctaacctcacgacatccgcgcacccagaggtcgcttcctgtgtcggccttccccatcaatcccctaacccgtgtcgggcccatttcctttggtgcaaggtttcaccgacccggcctctgccgttctgtgaccacgcttgtcaccacgtgcgacaaccagcaggggaaactccgttccaagaacaatggggcgaccgctcacgtctaggttcaatccggtactaggcttcctcatcccatactaagtatgaggttagtactttcaaacacttgatcacgaacaccaccactgtcgggccttagca contains:
- the LOC101784480 gene encoding protein STRUBBELIG-RECEPTOR FAMILY 8-like isoform X1, with product MAAPRRLLAVAVLCAAFASAASFTDPPDAIGLWGLYRTLESPWQLSGWTFQGGDPCSEGGGRGRWRGVFCKGSSVVTISISGLGVGGWLGPELLKFQSLKKLDLSFNNITGEIPPTLPPNVEHLNLAANKFEGNIPASLPWLHSLKYLNFSYNKLSGVIGDVFVNMDSLETMDLSFNAFSGDLPRSFSSLTNLHYLYLHHNEFTGSVILLAGLPLSSLNIENNHFSGYVPGTFESIPELRIDGNQFQPGFRYASSSFTRRTHSPPPQSLPPTPPPPPTRPPPPAAKQNPKRKPKSPKPSLVYSSLQSNSQHRKSHSRVTVAAVASATCTVFLLLIVGLVLKSWKSCSLCPKSTSNCAKTFPANMEAVPKANEVLYSWSSLLIGSDPSSTNDITSDRVPKIKSWSKTSKNLLTAKQFPAADILAATRDFNEECLIGEGFTGRVYRGDFSDGQLLAIKRIDMVDLSLSEQDELMDMLWNISRLKHPNICALVGYCVEFGHCALLSEYAENGSLDDLLFSAATRSRALSWKARMKIALGVAYALEYMHLTCSPPVAHGNIKARNILLDAQLMPYLCDSGLTKLSHFVSTARIMKDPEAITSAKGYAAPELTEPGADAIKADIYSFGVILLVLLTGQKAFDSSRRQNEQFLVEWAAPHLNDLDSLERITDPRISGSMPAKAISSLGIIILLCIKQSPDLRPPMTIIANKLVKLVQSTGLQKTSTAQHFEFNAQDPSFVTTRPYFEPSSTVSQGGTESCISQ
- the LOC101784480 gene encoding protein STRUBBELIG-RECEPTOR FAMILY 8-like isoform X2 produces the protein MAAPRRLLAVAVLCAAFASAASFTDPPDAIGLWGLYRTLESPWQLSGWTFQGGDPCSEGGGRGRWRGVFCKGSSVVTISISGLGVGGWLGPELLKFQSLKKLDLSFNNITGEIPPTLPPNVEHLNLAANKFEGNIPASLPWLHSLKYLNFSYNKLSGVIGDVFVNMDSLETMDLSFNAFSGDLPRSFSSLTNLHYLYLHHNEFTGSVILLAGLPLSSLNIENNHFSGYVPGTFESIPELRIDGNQFQPGFRYASSSFTRRTHSPPPQSLPPTPPPPPTRPPPPAAKQNPKRKPKSPKPSLVYSSLQSNSQHRKSHSRVTVAAVASATCTVFLLLIVGLVLKSWKSCSLCPKSTSNCAKTFPANMEAVPKANEVLYSWSSLLIGSDPSSTNDITSDRVPKIKSWSKTSKNLLTAKQFPAADILAATRDFNEECLIGEGFTGRVYRGDFSDGQLLAIKRIDMVDLSLSEQDELMDMLWNISRLKHPNICALVGYCVEFGHCALLSEYAENGSLDDLLFSAATRSRALSWKARMKIALGVAYALEYMHLTCSPPVAHGNIKARNILLDAQLMPYLCDSGLTKLSHFVSTARIMKDPEAITSAKGYAAPELTEPGADAIKADIYSFGVILLVLLTGQKAFDSSRRQNEQFLVEWAAPHLNDLDSLERITDPRISGSMPAKAISSLGIIILLCIKSPDLRPPMTIIANKLVKLVQSTGLQKTSTAQHFEFNAQDPSFVTTRPYFEPSSTVSQGGTESCISQ